CTGGCGCGGCAGTTCGGCACAGCTGCTGGCCGACTACCGCAAGCTCGCGGCCACGCCCGGTGCGGTGGCGCGGAACGATGGCGACGCCGAGGCTGCGCTGGGCAAGGCGGACAAGGTGGTCGAAGCCGAATTTGCGTTCCCCTATCTCGCACATGCGGCGATGGAGCCGCTCAACTGCGTGATGAAGCTGGACGCGGACGGCTGCGAAGTGTGGAACGGCGAGCAGTTCCAGACCGTCGACCAGGCCGTGGTCGCGGCCATCCTCGGGCTCAAGCCGGAACAGGTGAAGCTCAACATGCTGTTCGCGGGGGGCAGTTTCGGGCGTCGTGCCAACCCGAAGTCCGACTATCTGGTGGAGACCGCCCACATCGTCAAGGCGATCGGTGGCAGGGCACCGGTGAAGCTGGTGTGGTCGCGCGAGGACGACATGCGTGGCGGGCACTACCGTCCCCTGTATCTGCACCGCCTGCGTGCCGCGCTCGATGCCACGGGCCGGCCGCAGGCGTGGTCACAGCGCATCGTGGGGCAGTCCATCATGCTCGGTTCGCCCTTCGAGTCGCTGATGATCAAGGACGGGGTCGATGCGACCTCGGCCGAGGGCGCGGCCAACCTGCCTTACGCCATTCCCAACCTTGCGGTTGATCTGCATACGACCAATGCGCTGACCAAGGTGCCGGTGCAGTGGTGGCGTTCGGTGGGCTCCTCCCACACGGGGTTTGCGACCGAGGTGTTCATTGACGAGCTCGCGCTTGCGGCGGGTAGCGATCCGGTGGCCTACCGGCTTGAGCTGCTTGCAGCACATCCGCGCCATGCAGCGGTGCTGCGGCTGGCTGCGGAAAAGGCCGGCTGGGGCACGCCACTGCAGGCCGCGAGCGACGGTGGCAGGCGCGGTCGCGGGGTCGCGGTGCATGAATCCTTCAACAGCTTCGTCGCCCAGGTGGTGGAAACCACGGCCGCCGCCGATGGCAGCTTCCGGGTCGACCGCGTGGTGTGCGCGGTGGACTGCGGGATTGCGGTCAATCCGGACGTGATCCGTGCGCAGATGGAAGGTGGCATCGGCTTCGCCCTGGCCGCAGCCCTGAGTGGCGAGATCACCCTCAGGGACGGTCAGGTCGAGCAGTCCAACTTCCATGACTACACCGTGCTGCGCATCAACGAGATGCCGGCCGTGGAGGTGCATATCGTGCCCTCGGCGGAAAAGCCGTCGGGTGTGGGCGAGCCCGGTGTGCCGCCGCTGGCACCGGCGCTGGTGAATG
This genomic interval from Parazoarcus communis contains the following:
- a CDS encoding xanthine dehydrogenase family protein molybdopterin-binding subunit — its product is MKTRIENVSRRDFFKAGAGLTLALVLPSARGAAARVAGPGIAGSAPAVAAAFEANAFVRIGTDSTVTVLAKHLEMGQGTFTGLATLVAEELDADWAQVVVEGAPADAARYNNLFWGPAQGTGGSTAIANSFEQMRHAGATARAMLVEAAAGRWKVAAESITISAGVVSHAPSGRTAGFGELAEAAAALPLPATVTLKDPKDFTLIGKHAPRKDSVAKTTGRAMFTQDVKLPGMLVAVVAHPPRFGATVRGVDDTAARAVPGVVEVVRIPSGVAVLAGDYWTAKKGRDALQVDWDETAAWRGSSAQLLADYRKLAATPGAVARNDGDAEAALGKADKVVEAEFAFPYLAHAAMEPLNCVMKLDADGCEVWNGEQFQTVDQAVVAAILGLKPEQVKLNMLFAGGSFGRRANPKSDYLVETAHIVKAIGGRAPVKLVWSREDDMRGGHYRPLYLHRLRAALDATGRPQAWSQRIVGQSIMLGSPFESLMIKDGVDATSAEGAANLPYAIPNLAVDLHTTNALTKVPVQWWRSVGSSHTGFATEVFIDELALAAGSDPVAYRLELLAAHPRHAAVLRLAAEKAGWGTPLQAASDGGRRGRGVAVHESFNSFVAQVVETTAAADGSFRVDRVVCAVDCGIAVNPDVIRAQMEGGIGFALAAALSGEITLRDGQVEQSNFHDYTVLRINEMPAVEVHIVPSAEKPSGVGEPGVPPLAPALVNALYAATGKRIRRLPIGTQLQS